In Geobacillus kaustophilus, a genomic segment contains:
- a CDS encoding ISL3 family transposase, whose product MLSIPLGLPEFKVIKQELLSYGYAIHVEKTETQERCPHCGFATSSVHDRRTRKVRDLAIFHQPVYLFIKVKRYRCWNCSQVFSASLESIPPNQHYTNRFCEYLYELCEGSTIQEVSRKHRIPYTTLERIYYSIASKKAKERQTAIEASSQEGMVLSLDEIAVKKGHQYETVLMDARAGSVMGMHADRQCDSAINLLSQNILSKEMVQTVILDMWEPYHKAVRALFPSASIVIDKYHVVQKVTQALDQARKEFSPLKKARYLLLKGCEKLRKDQRLRLDDILEEYPALSIAYYLKELFRDFYRTDGYHEAKERLEEWIQLAKQSPFASFQKAANTLERWKEPILSYFLCPYTNARIEGTNHKIKNIKRRAYGYRNLERFRLRVFLECTGNTTGSQAA is encoded by the coding sequence GTGCTTTCTATACCACTAGGATTGCCAGAATTTAAAGTGATTAAACAAGAACTTCTTTCCTATGGTTATGCGATTCATGTAGAGAAAACAGAGACACAGGAACGTTGCCCTCATTGTGGGTTTGCCACTTCCTCTGTCCACGACAGACGGACAAGAAAAGTACGGGATTTGGCGATTTTCCATCAACCGGTGTACTTGTTCATAAAGGTAAAGCGCTATCGGTGCTGGAATTGTTCTCAAGTGTTTTCCGCCTCTTTGGAATCGATTCCACCCAATCAACACTACACCAATCGATTTTGTGAGTACTTGTATGAACTTTGCGAAGGCTCCACCATTCAAGAGGTTAGCCGAAAGCACCGCATCCCATATACAACATTGGAACGCATTTATTACTCCATCGCATCGAAAAAAGCAAAAGAGCGTCAAACAGCGATAGAAGCATCTTCTCAAGAAGGAATGGTGCTTAGTTTAGATGAAATCGCTGTAAAAAAGGGACATCAGTATGAAACTGTATTGATGGATGCCAGAGCCGGATCGGTCATGGGAATGCATGCCGATCGCCAATGTGACTCCGCCATCAACTTGTTGAGCCAAAATATCCTGTCGAAAGAAATGGTCCAAACGGTGATTCTTGACATGTGGGAACCTTATCATAAGGCGGTTCGCGCCCTGTTTCCATCTGCTTCGATTGTCATCGATAAGTACCATGTGGTTCAAAAAGTGACACAAGCCTTGGATCAAGCAAGAAAGGAATTTTCTCCATTGAAAAAGGCTCGATATCTTCTCTTGAAAGGCTGTGAAAAGCTTCGTAAGGACCAACGGCTTCGATTAGACGATATCTTGGAGGAGTATCCGGCACTTTCCATTGCTTATTATCTGAAAGAGTTGTTTCGGGATTTTTACCGAACCGATGGATATCATGAAGCAAAGGAACGCTTGGAAGAATGGATTCAGTTAGCCAAACAGAGCCCTTTTGCTTCTTTTCAGAAAGCAGCCAACACGCTTGAAAGGTGGAAGGAGCCTATTCTTTCCTACTTTTTGTGCCCATATACGAATGCCCGAATTGAGGGGACGAATCACAAGATCAAAAACATCAAACGCCGGGCATATGGCTATCGAAATCTAGAACGGTTTCGTTTGCGTGTATTTCTGGAGTGTACAGGGAACACTACAGGCAGTCAGGCTGCTTAA
- a CDS encoding BhlA/UviB family holin-like peptide, with translation MDLTQISIEQFASNGVFALLFVWLLIDMRKESKEREQKLIEQIEKQNEAQERIVQAIERLEQKIEKMEVSMNG, from the coding sequence ATGGATTTAACACAAATTTCAATTGAGCAATTCGCAAGTAATGGAGTATTTGCACTTCTTTTTGTGTGGTTGCTGATTGATATGAGAAAAGAATCAAAAGAACGTGAACAGAAACTCATTGAACAAATTGAGAAACAAAACGAAGCACAGGAACGTATCGTTCAAGCAATCGAACGATTAGAACAAAAAATCGAAAAAATGGAGGTGTCAATGAATGGCTGA
- a CDS encoding terminase large subunit domain-containing protein, which produces MAKRLTKEEKIKIIMNDFKLFAKNFIKIVDNNGDTVPFVLNPEQEQFMNEMSKYNIILKGRQIGFTTLSLAYMLYSACTKPDTNYIIMTHHASVSKSLFVKLKKMYKNLPHDKYPNLFPKTLLNNRDELYLDNGSRIIIATASGEDSISGNTFQLIHLSEMAKYPADVQEEIIATCIPALAKNESSAIIIESTAFGYNTYQEMFMKAYREKDSVWKAFFFSWLAEAYTKQFKHTFDEAEAWWKANNNGRRMTYEDLDHDEKILRDKYGATYRQLMFRRYYIATNSLEKFRREFPTTPDEAFMKTSKSVFDINKIIERLHHVIPPLETKEVMRVLPDTLKSYINKNLFIYHLPKQKVRHYAGVDVASGQGGDYSTMSIFDADGQQVASFYANDIPVYRFAEIVNELGRFYNYIFICVERNSLGLPLLERLRKDYGYMNLLKQKVFDQRGKRKMQLGFQTTNVTKPIIINDMKEMFELGLINIECVRTLEEMKIYQEDNKGRMGNKKGNNFHDDMIISVAMACQAMKQAKYYVDI; this is translated from the coding sequence TTGGCTAAAAGATTGACAAAAGAAGAAAAAATAAAAATCATTATGAATGATTTTAAACTGTTTGCGAAGAACTTCATTAAGATCGTTGACAATAACGGCGATACTGTACCGTTTGTTTTGAATCCAGAGCAGGAACAGTTTATGAATGAGATGTCAAAATATAATATCATTCTTAAAGGACGACAAATTGGCTTCACAACGTTATCTCTTGCCTACATGTTGTATAGTGCATGTACAAAGCCCGATACTAACTATATCATCATGACTCATCATGCAAGTGTAAGTAAATCACTTTTCGTTAAATTGAAGAAAATGTATAAAAATCTTCCGCATGACAAGTATCCGAATTTGTTTCCTAAAACACTTTTAAATAACAGGGATGAGTTGTATCTCGACAACGGCAGCCGAATCATTATTGCTACTGCAAGCGGTGAAGATTCAATTTCGGGTAATACTTTTCAATTAATTCACTTGTCTGAAATGGCGAAATACCCTGCCGATGTACAGGAAGAAATAATTGCAACATGTATTCCTGCACTTGCAAAGAATGAATCTAGTGCAATCATTATTGAATCAACTGCTTTCGGCTACAACACATATCAAGAAATGTTTATGAAAGCATACAGGGAAAAGGATAGTGTTTGGAAGGCGTTCTTTTTCTCGTGGCTTGCAGAAGCATATACAAAACAATTTAAGCATACATTCGATGAGGCAGAGGCGTGGTGGAAAGCAAATAACAACGGTAGACGAATGACATATGAGGATTTAGATCATGATGAAAAGATTCTCCGTGATAAATACGGTGCTACATATAGACAATTAATGTTTAGACGTTATTATATAGCGACAAATTCACTTGAAAAGTTTAGACGTGAGTTTCCGACTACACCAGACGAAGCATTTATGAAAACGTCAAAGAGTGTATTCGACATTAATAAGATTATTGAACGACTTCATCATGTGATACCGCCTTTAGAAACAAAAGAGGTCATGAGAGTTTTACCCGATACCTTAAAATCATACATAAACAAAAATCTTTTCATTTATCATTTACCGAAACAAAAAGTAAGACACTATGCGGGTGTAGACGTTGCAAGTGGTCAAGGTGGAGATTATTCAACAATGTCTATTTTTGATGCCGATGGACAGCAAGTTGCTTCATTCTATGCGAATGATATTCCTGTTTATCGTTTTGCAGAAATAGTGAATGAATTAGGGCGTTTTTATAATTACATCTTTATTTGTGTTGAAAGGAACTCACTGGGATTGCCTTTACTGGAACGATTACGGAAAGATTATGGATATATGAACTTATTAAAACAGAAAGTGTTTGACCAAAGAGGTAAACGGAAAATGCAACTTGGTTTCCAAACAACAAATGTAACAAAGCCGATTATTATAAACGATATGAAGGAAATGTTTGAATTAGGGCTTATTAATATTGAATGTGTGCGAACTTTAGAGGAAATGAAAATTTATCAAGAAGATAACAAGGGGAGAATGGGTAATAAAAAAGGAAATAATTTTCATGATGATATGATTATCAGCGTGGCTATGGCGTGCCAAGCAATGAAACAGGCAAAATACTATGTAGATATTTAA
- the tnpC gene encoding IS66 family transposase, producing MATVVFDFQQAVFTLESMVAKIQRQAQTIEKLVRENEQLRQENQRLRQETQQWKARIAELEACTKKNSTNSHLPPSSDRFVAKSPSRQPSQKQPGGQPGHRGTTLRQVPNPDHRVLHRVTQCKGCGHSLEHVAPLQVDIRQVFDLPVVRMEVTQHEREVKGCPECHLVQQAEFPFYVTNHVQYGPAITSLVLYWNHAQLIPYERVTEMVKALVDHSISAGTVVNMTRRWLPVVEAAIKEIDAALLASKTLHVDETSLRVNGKNQWVHVASTAKVTRYGLHRSRGKKATDDIGILPRYKGTMVHDAYSVYPMYTEASHALCHAHHLRELRAYTELYGHSWSKEMTEALLEMKQAVENAGGALPEEEVRYWEAVYDELLANGRRELEERCRQGKHEGARNAQNFIQRLEKRKQEALLFLRKKEVPFDNNQAERDLRMVKVKQKISGTFRQEDDAEAFCVMRSVISTLQKHGKPVWESLQRLLSGESLQTILHSF from the coding sequence ATGGCAACCGTTGTTTTTGATTTCCAACAAGCAGTTTTTACACTCGAAAGCATGGTCGCAAAAATTCAGCGCCAAGCACAAACGATTGAAAAACTCGTTCGAGAAAACGAGCAACTACGTCAAGAAAACCAACGGCTTCGACAAGAAACCCAACAATGGAAAGCACGTATTGCAGAATTAGAAGCCTGTACGAAAAAAAACAGTACCAATAGCCATTTGCCGCCGTCTTCTGACCGGTTTGTGGCGAAATCTCCTTCTCGCCAACCGTCGCAGAAACAGCCGGGAGGGCAGCCGGGGCACCGAGGAACGACGCTCCGCCAAGTACCAAACCCTGACCACCGAGTCCTTCACCGCGTGACCCAATGCAAAGGATGTGGTCACTCTCTAGAACATGTTGCTCCGCTTCAAGTAGACATTCGCCAAGTGTTCGACCTTCCCGTGGTTCGCATGGAAGTGACTCAACACGAACGGGAAGTAAAGGGGTGTCCGGAATGTCATCTCGTCCAGCAGGCGGAGTTCCCTTTTTATGTCACAAATCATGTCCAGTACGGTCCAGCCATCACTTCCCTTGTTTTATACTGGAATCATGCGCAGTTGATCCCGTACGAGCGTGTCACGGAGATGGTCAAAGCGCTAGTGGATCATTCGATAAGTGCAGGCACAGTCGTGAACATGACGAGACGGTGGCTGCCTGTGGTAGAAGCAGCGATCAAAGAGATCGACGCGGCGCTGCTCGCTTCCAAGACGTTGCACGTCGATGAAACGAGCCTGCGTGTGAACGGAAAGAACCAATGGGTGCACGTGGCTTCCACTGCCAAGGTCACCCGATACGGACTTCATCGCTCTCGTGGAAAGAAAGCGACGGACGACATCGGGATCTTGCCACGGTACAAAGGAACGATGGTACACGATGCGTATTCGGTGTACCCGATGTACACAGAGGCGAGCCATGCGCTTTGCCACGCCCATCATCTCCGGGAGCTTCGGGCATATACAGAACTTTACGGCCATTCATGGTCGAAAGAGATGACCGAAGCGCTGTTAGAGATGAAACAGGCGGTGGAGAACGCGGGCGGAGCTCTACCGGAAGAGGAAGTCCGGTATTGGGAAGCCGTGTACGACGAGCTTCTAGCGAATGGTCGCCGAGAACTCGAGGAGCGTTGCCGACAAGGCAAGCATGAAGGCGCCCGCAACGCGCAGAATTTCATCCAGCGTCTAGAAAAGCGCAAGCAAGAAGCGCTTCTCTTCCTGCGAAAGAAAGAAGTACCGTTTGACAACAACCAAGCCGAGCGCGATTTGCGGATGGTGAAAGTCAAACAAAAAATTTCCGGAACGTTTCGTCAGGAAGACGATGCCGAGGCTTTCTGTGTCATGCGCAGCGTCATTTCTACCCTGCAAAAACACGGAAAGCCGGTTTGGGAATCGTTGCAAAGACTTCTAAGTGGGGAGTCTCTCCAAACGATTCTCCATTCCTTCTAG
- a CDS encoding SU10 major capsid protein, producing the protein MFTSQDFVSGQNYDLKDVLIEVNKKQTPFVTFLMSKTVKATSPQVHWITEEIADSAVTLAEGGDAPAYVKDTLAPRDNYLEIFAATATVTNTAQYSKATGINDLLAHEVEKKTKAIKRRMENKFIHGTKGYSNGVYTTDGILAQIHPDHKVTGQLTADAFEEAIGKLYDAGVSDEILVFVPARIKKQLNELGNVEFYARDKFLGFDIEQYITVFGTVNFILCEELGNNKFFAVNPNYLEMPVLIPFHAQVEAVSGSKQSIYLETQAGVNLLNDKAAVSFEITE; encoded by the coding sequence ATGTTTACAAGTCAAGATTTTGTTTCAGGACAAAATTATGACCTTAAAGATGTTCTTATTGAAGTGAATAAAAAACAAACTCCTTTTGTTACTTTCTTAATGTCTAAAACAGTAAAAGCGACTAGCCCACAAGTGCATTGGATTACAGAAGAAATTGCAGATAGCGCAGTAACGCTTGCAGAAGGTGGAGACGCTCCAGCGTATGTAAAAGATACGCTTGCTCCACGTGATAATTATCTTGAAATTTTCGCTGCTACTGCTACTGTAACAAATACTGCACAGTATTCTAAAGCAACTGGAATTAATGATTTACTTGCCCATGAAGTTGAAAAGAAAACAAAAGCCATTAAACGCAGAATGGAAAATAAATTTATTCATGGAACTAAAGGATATTCTAACGGAGTTTACACAACAGACGGTATTCTTGCACAAATTCATCCAGATCATAAAGTCACTGGACAATTAACTGCTGATGCTTTTGAAGAAGCAATCGGCAAATTGTACGATGCAGGTGTTTCTGATGAAATTCTTGTATTCGTACCTGCTCGTATTAAGAAACAATTAAACGAATTAGGAAATGTTGAATTTTATGCCCGTGACAAATTCTTGGGCTTTGACATAGAACAATATATTACTGTATTCGGTACAGTTAATTTCATTCTTTGTGAAGAGTTAGGAAATAACAAATTCTTTGCAGTAAATCCTAACTATTTAGAAATGCCTGTTTTAATTCCATTCCACGCACAAGTAGAAGCAGTAAGTGGCTCTAAACAATCTATTTACCTTGAAACTCAAGCAGGCGTAAATCTTCTAAATGACAAAGCAGCAGTTTCTTTTGAAATTACCGAATAA
- a CDS encoding helix-turn-helix domain-containing protein has protein sequence MNIKLRDEYLLKRRKKRISQKELSQVLQCSQSLLSRYERGQCGMKKEKVELYRRYIDEK, from the coding sequence ATGAATATTAAATTGCGTGATGAGTATTTACTCAAGCGCAGAAAAAAGAGAATTTCACAAAAGGAACTATCACAAGTACTACAATGCTCGCAATCTCTATTAAGTCGCTATGAGCGTGGTCAATGTGGCATGAAAAAAGAAAAAGTTGAATTGTATAGACGTTATATAGATGAAAAATAA
- the tnpC gene encoding IS66 family transposase — translation MLTVQQAVFTVESLISKVQQQKQLIHQLIQENEHLRQENKQLRKENEQLKYRVQELEARTKKNSSNSHLPPSSDRFEKKRSSREPSGKKPGGREGHEGTTLRQVEHPHHRVVHRVDTCQGCGSSLRDVKPFKVDVRQVFDLPPVTMEVTQHEREVKSCPHCRCVQQAEFPSHVTNHVQYGPRITALVVYLYNIQMIPYQRLRDMMEELYQHPISTGTLVNMVKRGREALEPNMDIIEEALLQSDILHVDETSLRIDGKQAWVHVACTSAYTYLAPHASRGKKATDEIGILPRYKGTMMHDAFGTYPRYTEATHALCHAHHLRDLKGFIEQGHTWAKRMTTFLLNAKQVVEQHGGFLPEEEAKRWEHVYDRILEKANHQLEGMTPLPKKALSFVRRLQKRKEEALRFLREAHVPFDNNQAERDLRMVKVKENISGTFRQETFAQSFCIARSIVSTLTKHEKNVWDSLCLLLTGETIDRVLSAT, via the coding sequence ATGTTGACGGTACAACAAGCTGTATTTACGGTTGAAAGCTTAATCAGCAAAGTCCAACAACAAAAACAGCTCATTCATCAACTCATTCAAGAAAATGAACATTTGCGTCAAGAAAACAAACAGCTACGCAAAGAAAATGAACAACTGAAGTATCGCGTTCAAGAGCTGGAAGCACGCACGAAAAAAAACAGCTCTAATAGCCATCTGCCCCCATCTTCTGACCGTTTTGAGAAAAAGCGTTCCTCCCGCGAGCCGTCTGGCAAAAAGCCTGGCGGACGGGAGGGACATGAGGGAACGACGCTCCGTCAAGTGGAACATCCACATCATCGTGTCGTCCATCGCGTAGATACGTGTCAAGGATGCGGGTCTTCTTTGCGTGACGTAAAACCGTTCAAAGTCGATGTCCGTCAAGTGTTTGATCTGCCTCCCGTGACGATGGAAGTGACACAACATGAACGCGAAGTGAAATCATGTCCACATTGCCGATGCGTGCAACAAGCCGAGTTCCCATCACACGTCACCAATCATGTGCAATATGGTCCACGGATCACGGCGCTTGTCGTGTATTTATACAACATACAAATGATTCCATATCAACGTTTACGTGACATGATGGAAGAGCTATATCAACATCCGATCAGCACAGGAACACTTGTCAATATGGTCAAACGAGGTCGCGAAGCACTCGAACCAAACATGGACATCATCGAGGAAGCATTGCTTCAATCGGACATCTTGCATGTCGATGAAACGAGCTTGCGGATCGATGGCAAACAGGCCTGGGTTCATGTCGCCTGTACATCCGCATATACGTACTTAGCTCCTCACGCTTCTCGTGGAAAGAAAGCAACCGATGAAATCGGGATTCTTCCACGATATAAAGGAACGATGATGCATGATGCATTCGGTACATACCCGAGATACACCGAAGCCACACATGCCCTTTGTCATGCCCATCATTTACGTGACTTGAAAGGATTCATCGAACAAGGGCATACATGGGCAAAACGGATGACCACGTTTCTATTAAATGCCAAACAAGTGGTCGAACAACATGGTGGCTTTCTTCCTGAAGAAGAAGCGAAACGTTGGGAGCACGTGTATGATCGCATACTCGAGAAAGCCAACCATCAGTTGGAAGGGATGACACCGTTGCCGAAAAAAGCGCTCTCCTTCGTTCGGCGACTTCAAAAACGAAAGGAAGAAGCGCTGCGCTTTTTGCGTGAAGCCCACGTTCCCTTTGACAACAACCAAGCCGAACGGGATCTTCGCATGGTCAAAGTCAAAGAGAACATCTCGGGTACATTTCGTCAGGAAACGTTCGCGCAGTCGTTTTGCATCGCAAGGAGCATCGTTTCCACACTCACCAAGCACGAAAAAAACGTGTGGGACTCGTTGTGTCTTCTGTTGACAGGCGAAACGATAGATCGTGTTCTTTCCGCTACGTAG